Genomic DNA from Spiroplasma alleghenense:
AAAATAAAAATCAAAACAATCTGAGTTGTTTGAACTGAAGTATTTGCTAATAATAAACTATTTTTCATATCTAATCTGTCCTTTTACTACTACAATTATACATTATAAAAAAGATTATGATTTTTTTTTGTCAAAAATCATAATCTTCTTGTGTATTAATTTTTAAAATAGTCTTTTCATCTTTTAGAATCAGAACTGGTGATAACTTCTTTAAATTCAATTGTGTCAGCTTTATTATCCAATTCACGAGCCTTGGCCATTACCATTGTGTTATTTCAACCCTTTTGATTGGCCTTAGCAACCGGAATCTCCATAGTTAAAGTCAAATTAGCTTTTTCATTCATTTTCATCATTCGTTCAAAAATAGGATTTCTATCGCGCATATATTGTAAGTTACCATGATTTTGAAGTTGCTTATGATAATTGGACTGCCAAGAATCTTTTGGTTGAGCAACTCTCTCAAATCCCCCTTTTGCAACCTGGGAATTGATTACCTTTAATTTATTTGCTCGACCTGCAGAAGCAATGCTGGCATTTTCATAAATTTGCTTACGACGATCTTTTAAACTAAGGTTTTGAAAATCAGATTTAATCTTGGGCATTTCTTTATTAATCTTACGCATCGCCTTAACAAAGTTACTTTTAGTTTCAATTGTTTTTGAAATTAATTCTGGAGTTTGTAGGTCGTTATTTTCTAGCAATTCAATGCTCATTTCCATCTCACTGGTTTTTTCAATTAAACGATCAATTTTCTTTTCCAATTTTGCAAAGTTTTTAGAAATTGATTTGAAACTTTTTTCTTGTTGATTTTCTGGTAACTTTTTAATTGATTCTAGACTCTCTAAAAACACCTTTTCTCTTGGCAAAATTAAAGTTGGATCTAAAAAACGATCATTACCACGACTATTAATTTTATCTTCACTAATTTGATTTCTTTTACGAGGAATTATTAGGTTAGGTTCTTTTTTTGTTGGAGTGGTTAAAGGACTTGGGTTTTGAATTGAACTATTACTTGCCTTTTTGTTTAACAGTTCTAGTGACTTTTTTAGAGCCTTTTTCTCCTCTTCATTTTTTTGTAAATATTTTTGGGTTTCTTTGATCAATTCTTCTGAATGCGGTTTTTTACCATACATTTTTTGAAACTTATCAATCTTTTTACTTAACTCTTCTAATTCTTTTTGTTTTTCATTTAAAAGAATTTCTTTTTCAGATAAAATTTTAAGTTTTTGTTCGATATTATCTTGAATCATAATTAACTCGTTAGTTCTTTCAATATCAAAATCATCTTGACCAAGTTCTAATGTATGTGATTTATGGAAACGATCTGCTTTTTGAGAATTTTTCTCAGCTACTCTAAAATTAAATGATTTTGTGCTTGCTAAAGTATTATCCAAATTATTTTCGCGTTTTTTGGCTTGTTCAGCTTCTAAACGACGAGCTCTTTGTAAATCAGTTTCATAACCTTTTTGACTATTTTGTTCTAAATAATCACGAGCACGATTTGAGTAACTATTTAATTCTGATTTTGTTAAATCAGTATATAAGTCATCGGAATGAATTCCTGATTTTCTCGCTTCTTCAATTCTTCTTAATTTTGAAATTACAGGATTGCTTTCCTCTAATTCACTAATTAGATTTTCGCTGTTTTTTTGAGCATTGGCAATCACTTGACCAAGTTGGCCCGAAAGAGCCGGCTTTTTGGCACGCAAGGTTTCTAAGTGTTCCTTAACCAAAGCTTGGTTTTCTTGTTCTGAAATACCAACTTGTTGACCCACAGGATTGACATTTTCATCAGAATTTTTATCAGAAAAAACTGGATCCAAGTTTAAAATTGGATCATCATCAAAAGCTCAGTGATTTGGTTGTCTTTCTTTAACTCCGTCCTCAACTGAACTAGTTTTGTCATTTTTATTTTCATTTTTTTTCTTAAATAATCCCATAAATATTCCTCTTACTCTTATTTTACTATTTTTTAATATTAATTAAAGTCTTTTAGTTAATTCTTACCAAACGGCTTGATTCAATATATTCACGACCAAATTTTGCCTGTTTAACACCATTTAGCAGAACACTGTCCCCAGTAAAACTAGATACTGATTTTGTAATAGCTTCTCCAACCCCATAAATATCAACAGGAGCATTTTGTCTTTCAAATTGACTAATTTTTTGAGAATCAAAACCTGAAGAAACAATGATTTTTACATGACCATATCCTTCTTGGTCCAAACTGCTTCTTAGTCTTTTTACTAATTCAACATTAACACCATTTAATTCCTGTCCCTTTTCAGGTTTAATACTTTGTAAACTCTTATCAACTAGATTTTTAGCAGTATCAATTCTGACAAATTTCAAGCGCTCTTTAAACTCCTTACAACATTTCAACGCATCAGTAATACAGTCGTTGTTATAGTCAATTAAAGCCACCAAAGGAACTTGCGGATAGGTTTTCTCAAAATCTTTAAGAGCAGCAATTAAATCTCCATTATAGGCTTGAATTAAAGCGTGAGGCATTGTTCCTGATGGCTTTTTAACTCTTAAATCATCGATAAATTCAATGGCAGCTAAGGAAACAAAATTGGTCATGCCTCCGTGATAAGAAGCCAATCCGTCAAATGCTTGATTAAAGTAAATATCGGCGCGGTCATTCATATTTAAAACTGTTTTTGAACCTGCAGCTTGCATAATTCTAGCCGAGTTGGTAGCCACACTTGTCATACGAGATAAAATCCCATCAATCATCCCTTCAAGAAAACCAAAGTCTTGATAGTGACCAGTTATTCTCAAAACTGGCTCTAAAGGGTTGATTATGCTGGTTTCGGGTAATGCTCAAATTTCTAATTCTTCAAATTTTTTGCAAGAAAATTTTAATAATTCAATAACTACATCAATCCCTGAAAGAATTGCATTTTCAGTTCTTTGAAAAAATTGCATAGTAATTTTTGCTTCTGGATTATTTTTTTCTAAAATTGTTTTAGTTTTAATAAAGTAGTCTGCTAAGTATTCGTTATTTAAAACTCTTTCGTCAAAGTGGTACTTATTTGCTTTCAAAATTTTCTTCTCTCACTTTCATGAAGTCCTGTCCTATATATTTTTCTCAATTCTTATCTAAAATGATGATTCCATCGCTAAAATTATGATTTTTTAGTTTTAGTTCGTTAGCCGAGCACAACATTCCAAAAGATTCAAATCCTTTTAGTTTTGAAGGCTTAATTTGTTGTCCGTTTGGCATTCAAGTCCCAATCGTAGCTAAAACAACCAAGCTATTAACAACTACATTTTTAGCACCACAAATAATTTGCAACTCATTTTCTCCATCATAAACTCGACAAAGATTTAGATGAGTTTCAGGGATTGGCTCAGCTTTTACTATTTTAGCAACGGTTAGTTGAGGTGAGTGAGTGATTGGATTTATTTTTAACTCTTTTAATGATTTATTGACAATTTTAATAGCTTCAGGACTATGACTAACAAGTCCGGGATTTAAACCTGTTTCCTTGCTGATTTTTAAAATATTCAGACTTACTAAGTCATTATCATCAAAAATGGCTATCATATCCTCTTTTTTAACTACTATAGGTTTAATTAAACTTGAATCGCTTCAAGTTACTAATAATGATTCAAATTGTTCATTATAATACATTCCTACTTTTGAATTCATTTGATTATCTCCAAACTATTTAAATATTTCTATTGAATATTATTATATCAATTATATAATATTATAGTCTCAAAAAGATGGAGGAAATTAAAATGAAAATTGCAATATTAACAGATTCATCATTTGATGGTAATATGAATGAATTTAAAGATTTATTCAAAGTACCACTAATGATAACAAGAGATAACGGTCAGCAGATAAAAGATGACGAAAATCTAAGTTATGATGATTTTTATAAAATGCTTGAAGTTGAAAAACTCAAGACATCACAAACAATTCCCGAAGAAATGTTAAACAAATGAGATGCCTTATTAAAAGATTATGATCAAGTGATTGTAGCCTTACTTTCAAAGGGTTTATCAGGTCAGTATAACACAGCAGTAATGCTTGCAAACGATGAGCCATACAAAGGTAAAATTATTGTTATTGATACCAATGGTGTAAGTGTTGTTTTAAGTAGGATTATTGAGAAAATTACAGAAATGATAAATGATGGCAAAGATGGTTATGAAATAAAAGAAGTAATCGAAAGTAAAACTAACAAAGATTTCAGAGGATTTATCATTCCTAAAAATTTAGAAGTTTTAAAGCGAGGTGGTAGAATTAAACCAGCTGCAGCTGCATTAGCTAAGCTTTTAAAAATAACACCAATTTTAAGATATGATGGAGAAATTGATAAATTCGATACAACTAGAACCTTTAAAAAGGCAATTAAGGAGTCTATCGAGCAAATTAAAAAAGAGTGTCCTGAAGCAGATACAATTGATATCAGTTATTCAAAATCTGAGCAGTCATTGATGGATCAGGTGAAAGAACTTGTCTTAGAATCAGGAATGAAAATCGGAAAATTCGATCAATTATCAAACGTGATAGCAACCCACACTGGAACAGAAACGTTCGCGTTAATGTGCTGGTTGAGTTAAAGGAGTAAAAGAAGAATGAAAATAGGTGTTTTATTAGATAGTTCTAGTGGAACTACGAACGAAGAACTAAAAGGAACCAACATCGAGGTAATCCCTTTGCACATTATTTTAGAAGATGAAAGCGATTTAAGCGATACAAGAGAAAATATCGAAAAATATGATGTCTATAAAAGAGTTAACGACAAAGAAAACGTTAAAACTAGCCAAGCATCACCAGGAGAACTTGAGATCAAGTATACTGAAATGCTTAAAAAATACGATCATATCATTCATATTACTATAACTAAAAATATTTCAAGTATGCAAGATACTGCAGTTATGGTTTCCAACCAAGAAGAGTTCAAGGGTAAAATTACAGTTCCAGAACATAATCTGGCAGCAACAGCAATTAAGGACTGTGCTTTATATCTGAACAAACTAATTAAAGAAGATGAGAAAGATGTAAATACTTTAGTTAAGAAAATTACGGAATTTGAAAATAAATTTATAGCAATAATCGTGCCAGGTGATTTATCAAAACTAGCAAAAGGTGGCCGAGCAGTTAAAATTTTTGCTTCAATCCTGAATGCTTTTAAAACTAAAGCAGTTATTCACTGGGCGGCAAAACCCAAAAAAATTGCCATGGCAAGAAAGTTAAGTATTATTATCGAAAAAGTTTCAGGAATGCTTGATAAAACTTACGGTAAAAACGGTTATAACTTAAAATTATTGACAACATGAGACATCCCTAAGAGACTTCTAGAGAACACTCGCTCAGAATTAGAGGCAGAAGGAATTAAATTTGAAGAAGCTTACCTTCCATCAATTTATGCAGTTCATGCAGGAATTGATACTTTAGGTTTTGTAGCATATAGCAAAGAATTTGATTACTAATTAAAAATTTAAAAAACACCTTTAAAAGGTGTTTTTTTAGGCTCAAATGAGGTTATTTGATATCTTGTTAGACATTTTTACATCTTATTTACAAATTGCATTAAATCACCCATTTTATTACCATAAATAAAAAAGCCACTAAGTGGCTTTAAAAAAGTTAAATTTGGCAGGGGTGACAGGACTTGAACCCGCGACACTCGGATTTGGAGTCCGATGTTCTACCAACTGAACTACACCCCTATAAAAAAAGACCACTTTGTGGTCGTTTGTTTTTAAATGGCAGGGGTGACAGGACTTGAACCCGCGACACTCGGATTTGAAGTCCGATGTTCTACCAACTGAACTACACCCCTATTTTTCAACAAAATAATTATACTTCATTTTTGCAAAAATTTCATTAAAAAAATCAAAAGTGGGTCATTTTAACCCACTTTTATTTTTATAAATTAAATTCTAAAACTAAATTTTATTTATTAAAATTTCTCAACAATTTTGTTTTCGTGAGTCATATCAACTTGTTGTTTTCCTTCAATTCGACATGTATCACATATACCGTGAGCCTCGATTTTTAAATGATTACTTGTAAGATTATTTTCTTTACAAATCTTCTTAATTTCCTCAAGAACACTATTTTGTTCTTCTGATTCTTCCACATGCAATACTTTTGCACATAAATCACATTTTAAGTGAATTGAGCTATCTCCTAGAACTTCATAAATAATATGTTTACCGTTGAATGTATTGGCAAAAATTAAATGTTCATTTAGAAGCATGTCTAAAGTATTATATACTGACATTACATTTACTGAACCAAATTCTTTTTCAACCTCTTTAATGATCGCGCTTGCTGACACGTGTTGTTTTCTAGTGATTACCTTGATTATTGATAATCTTGCTCCAGTTAGTCTTACACCTTTTCTTTTTAAGGATTGAACCATTTTCTCGTACGTTAAAGTCATCTTTCTCCACCTTTATTTTTTTAATTCTGCAATTATTTTTTCGAGTTGCCCTATTGTTTGAATACCCGGCAATTCATCATCTGGTATTGTAAATCCCAGATTTTCTTCTAATTCAACTACTAAATCCATCAAATCTAAAGAGTCAAGACCAAGATTTTTGAATAAAGTGTCTTTGTTTATTTCACCTTTTGCGCCTTTTTGTTTAAGAGCTTTTTTAATTTCTTCAAAATATTTCATTTAATAAACACCTCTTTCTATTTGAAGTTTTTAACCTTATAAAATCAATGATAAATAAATTGTTCATTTGTCCCGTAAATTACTTCTATTTCTGTTGGTGTCTTTTTATCATTCACCTTAAAGAATAATCTTGAATTTATCGGAACTGGTATCAAGTACAATCATTTTTTAATAAAACTATACTTAAAAAATTCTAAGTTAAAGTAGTAGTAATATAAATTTCGATCCTGTTTAATGCTGGTAAAATTTAAAACCTCGTTAACACTAAATTTTAAATTTTCAGCGGGTAGTCCAAGAATTCTGGTTTCATTAGTTTTGGCTGGCGTTATATCATTGGTTTGCTGTGGATTTAGATCCTTAATCACTTCAGATTTAAAATCTATTTTATTGTAAAAATATTGTTTTACAATTCCATAAGCTAATGATGATAGCGAAACTGTTGTTAGTGAAAAAATAAGTAAAAAAATTAAATTTTTTTTATTTTGCCTAAACATCTTTTTCGGCCAGGCTCTCTAATTCTTGAAATTCAGCAAAATTAAGATCATTGATATTTACAAAACGGCTGATTATGTCGGGAGTAAACAAAAAACAAATTTTAAATTGTTCTATTGAGTCTCCATTAATAATATTATCATATTTATTTAGAAAAAACATATTATAATTGGAAATTGACTCACTAAATAAAGGAATTTCTAGACTTATATCCATTCCTGATATTTTGATATTCATGTCTAAAAGAATCGGATCTAAGAAATTAGGATTTTTAACTAGACCCCTGGCTCCCTCCCCATAAAAAGCTGGCCTAACAGTGTTTAAAAAGGGGTCAAATACAGTTCTATTGGCGATACTCACGTCGTAATTAACCGTGTTTTTATTATACCCTTTCAAAAAAGAATTATCTTGAATTATTTTCGGTTCTAAATTAACTGCATATGCTTTATCGATTTTTCGACCCGTAAGAGATCTTAAATTAAATTTTATAAATGGTAGTTGATTAATAATTAGTCCATTTTGGATAGAATTAAAAAAGTTTTCACTAAGGCCAAAATTCTCTAATTCTTCTTTTTCAAAGTCTTTATTTAAAGTGATTTTGGTATCAATGTTTATTAAACTGTCAGCAACCGGGATAGGCAATTTTCATGGTCTTTCAAAGTCTATCAAAATTTTTCTATTAAAAATTGAGCGGTAGTACCTAATTTCTTTAACATTGGGGTTGTATTGTAAATACGCAAAGGCCAGTGAATCATCTTTAAAAACATGTAAATCTATATTTTTTTCAAAATTACTTTTTTGGTTTTTATGATTATTAATTGTGATTAAGCCCTGACTTACATTTTTTGATTTTTTATAATTATTATTCTGTTCATCAATTCCTCCTTCATAATTTAATTCATATTGGATTAAATTACTTCCATTTAGATTTATTTTATTAACTGGGATTTCAAATTTTTGAAAACCTTGATAGCCTTTGTAGTCCTTTATATTTCACTTTAAGTTTCCGAAACTAAAAGCTTCATTTTTACTTTTAACTATTTCGCTTGTAATATCACCATTTTTTGCAAATAGTCTTAAATTGACATTTCTTATATCAATTTTCATATCTCAACCGTTTTGAATATATCTTTCCAAAGTTTTGCCACTTTTTCCTATAGCGGAAATATTTGGGCGTAAGTAAATATCATAATGGGCATTTTTCTCTGAACCCATTTGTTGATTAACAAAAACCGCATCCAATCCTATTCAAACATCTTCTTCTTCTGGACCTGTTATTGCATTCACTTTAAGCATTTGGCTATCGATAAATTCAGATGTTATTACTTCATCGTTGTTAAATCTTGTTTTATTGATTATTTCGTTCATTTTTACCTCCAAATTTGATTCGTAAAAAGAGTAAATCTGAACAAAAAAACCTAGCAATAATGCTAGGCGTTAGTATCTTATAATGGGGCGTATAAAGGGAATTGAACCCTCGAATGCTGGAACCACAACCCAGTGCGTTAACCACTTCGCCATATACGCCATTTCTGTTGAAATACAACAAAAATATTATACAAAAAATAATAATTATTTACAAATAAAATTTAAAAATTATTCAAAAAATTTCATGAATCTTTTTTTGTCACTTGATACGATATTTGTGAAAATATTTTGAAAAATAAATAATAACGAAAATAGCGAACTACATTTATTGAACCAAAGTGGATGATCCTTATCCTTAATGTTAATAACACAATCAAAATTATCTCGATAATTGATTGAAGAATTAATTGAGATAAAAATAACCTTGCCACCCTGACTCTTAACCTTGTTTGCATTATCAAGTATAAATTCATTTGTTCCATAACAAACAAAGAAGAAGACGAACTTTTCATCGCTATGTCTCACAAAATATTCCAACTGTTGTTGGTTATCGATAAATACTGGGGGTATTCCAATTGAAGTCATTTTTTGACTAAACTCTTTGGCCATATTTTGGGTATCATCCATACTTACTAAAACAACAGTTTTAGTATCAAAAATTAATTGCGAAATCGCAGAATAATAATCAGTACTAATTAGATTATCATTTTGATCCAAAACATCCTTTATTTCTTTTAAAAGTTTTTTTGAGAAATTATCATCATTATTAAAAATAACTTTACGGTTTTGTTCTTTTTCTGATAAATAAATTTCACAAACTACCCTTAAACCACCAAAGCCATCTAGATCCAATTCTTTGCAAAATCTTGTAACCGAAGATGGAGAGGTTAGAGCTAGTTCAGCTAATTTATTCAATGAAAATGAAGAAATTTGATTCATGTTTTGCATAACAGTCAGAGCAATGTAATTTTTTTTGTCATTTTTGTTCTGCGATATTTCTTTTATTTTCGAAATAATATTATAAACATTCATTGTTATTCATCTCCTTAAATTAATTCATCATTAAAAGCTCAGGTTTTTCAAGAATTTCTTTTAATGAAGATAAAAATCTCCCTGATTCACTAGCATCAATTATTCTCTGATCAACAGTTAGACTTATGCTCATAATAGCTTTGATTGCAAGTTTTTCTTTTTCAACAACAATTGGTTTTTTGATAACTTTTCCGATTCCGATTACTGCTGCGTTCGGATAGAAAATTGTTGGAGTGGCGTGAATAGCTCCAACATTACCATAATTTGCTAATGTTATTGTGCTCCCTGTTGTTTCATAATTAAATAATTCACCTCGTCTTAGGCGATTGGTCATTTCCCTTATATCTATTGCCACTTGCTTTACTGTCAGTTTTTCAACAAATTTTAAAACAGGCACAACGATTCCTTCGCTTGTTTCAGTTGCCAGACCAATATTGTGATAATTTTTTACAATCTGTTGATTTGTTGTAGGATCATAAGTTGAATTAATTTTTGGATATTGTTCTAATGCCAGAGAAACTGCTTTAGCAATAAAGGCAATTGTTGAAAAAGCCAATCCTGTTGGATCTGTCTTTTTCAAAACGTGTTTCAGTTTTAATATTGCTGTCATATCTATTTCTGTTGATATTGATAATGGTGGTATATAGTTTTGACTCAATAGCATCGATTTAACTGCTGGGTACCTTGTAAGAGAAATATCCTCTCGATTCTCACTTAAATTTTTT
This window encodes:
- a CDS encoding nicotinate phosphoribosyltransferase — encoded protein: MLKANKYHFDERVLNNEYLADYFIKTKTILEKNNPEAKITMQFFQRTENAILSGIDVVIELLKFSCKKFEELEIWALPETSIINPLEPVLRITGHYQDFGFLEGMIDGILSRMTSVATNSARIMQAAGSKTVLNMNDRADIYFNQAFDGLASYHGGMTNFVSLAAIEFIDDLRVKKPSGTMPHALIQAYNGDLIAALKDFEKTYPQVPLVALIDYNNDCITDALKCCKEFKERLKFVRIDTAKNLVDKSLQSIKPEKGQELNGVNVELVKRLRSSLDQEGYGHVKIIVSSGFDSQKISQFERQNAPVDIYGVGEAITKSVSSFTGDSVLLNGVKQAKFGREYIESSRLVRIN
- the ytpR gene encoding YtpR family tRNA-binding protein, coding for MNSKVGMYYNEQFESLLVTWSDSSLIKPIVVKKEDMIAIFDDNDLVSLNILKISKETGLNPGLVSHSPEAIKIVNKSLKELKINPITHSPQLTVAKIVKAEPIPETHLNLCRVYDGENELQIICGAKNVVVNSLVVLATIGTWMPNGQQIKPSKLKGFESFGMLCSANELKLKNHNFSDGIIILDKNWEKYIGQDFMKVREENFESK
- a CDS encoding DegV family protein, whose translation is MKIAILTDSSFDGNMNEFKDLFKVPLMITRDNGQQIKDDENLSYDDFYKMLEVEKLKTSQTIPEEMLNKWDALLKDYDQVIVALLSKGLSGQYNTAVMLANDEPYKGKIIVIDTNGVSVVLSRIIEKITEMINDGKDGYEIKEVIESKTNKDFRGFIIPKNLEVLKRGGRIKPAAAALAKLLKITPILRYDGEIDKFDTTRTFKKAIKESIEQIKKECPEADTIDISYSKSEQSLMDQVKELVLESGMKIGKFDQLSNVIATHTGTETFALMCWLS
- a CDS encoding DegV family protein, yielding MKIGVLLDSSSGTTNEELKGTNIEVIPLHIILEDESDLSDTRENIEKYDVYKRVNDKENVKTSQASPGELEIKYTEMLKKYDHIIHITITKNISSMQDTAVMVSNQEEFKGKITVPEHNLAATAIKDCALYLNKLIKEDEKDVNTLVKKITEFENKFIAIIVPGDLSKLAKGGRAVKIFASILNAFKTKAVIHWAAKPKKIAMARKLSIIIEKVSGMLDKTYGKNGYNLKLLTTWDIPKRLLENTRSELEAEGIKFEEAYLPSIYAVHAGIDTLGFVAYSKEFDY
- a CDS encoding Fur family transcriptional regulator — encoded protein: MTLTYEKMVQSLKRKGVRLTGARLSIIKVITRKQHVSASAIIKEVEKEFGSVNVMSVYNTLDMLLNEHLIFANTFNGKHIIYEVLGDSSIHLKCDLCAKVLHVEESEEQNSVLEEIKKICKENNLTSNHLKIEAHGICDTCRIEGKQQVDMTHENKIVEKF
- a CDS encoding acyl carrier protein, producing the protein MKYFEEIKKALKQKGAKGEINKDTLFKNLGLDSLDLMDLVVELEENLGFTIPDDELPGIQTIGQLEKIIAELKK
- a CDS encoding MurR/RpiR family transcriptional regulator, with translation MNVYNIISKIKEISQNKNDKKNYIALTVMQNMNQISSFSLNKLAELALTSPSSVTRFCKELDLDGFGGLRVVCEIYLSEKEQNRKVIFNNDDNFSKKLLKEIKDVLDQNDNLISTDYYSAISQLIFDTKTVVLVSMDDTQNMAKEFSQKMTSIGIPPVFIDNQQQLEYFVRHSDEKFVFFFVCYGTNEFILDNANKVKSQGGKVIFISINSSINYRDNFDCVINIKDKDHPLWFNKCSSLFSLLFIFQNIFTNIVSSDKKRFMKFFE